In one Campylobacter insulaenigrae NCTC 12927 genomic region, the following are encoded:
- the lpxD gene encoding UDP-3-O-(3-hydroxymyristoyl)glucosamine N-acyltransferase — protein sequence MKISEITKFLGIQYNGNDIEITALNSLDNASFTELSYCDGEKNSKKISTTGAGAVLISKEFENLVPEDSIKLVVDNPHLSFALLSKLFAKPLSFQNQEKKTKIAKSAKIMPNVYIGDNVEIGENVVIMAGAYIGDNVSIGEYTIIHPNVVIYNDTKIGKKCHLLANCVIGSDGFGYAHTKNGEHYKIYHNGNVILEDFVEIGACTTIDRAVFESTIIKQGTKIDNLVQVGHNCEIGENCIIVAQSGISGSSILGKNVTMGGQSATSGHLQIGDFATIAARGGVTKNLEGARVYGGFPIMLQKDWLKFQAKIITTFKDKHE from the coding sequence ATGAAAATTAGTGAAATAACAAAATTTTTAGGTATACAATATAATGGAAATGATATAGAAATAACAGCTTTAAATTCTTTAGATAATGCATCTTTTACAGAATTAAGTTATTGTGATGGAGAAAAAAATTCTAAAAAAATTTCAACTACAGGAGCTGGAGCTGTATTAATTTCAAAGGAATTTGAAAATTTAGTACCCGAAGATAGTATCAAGCTTGTAGTAGATAATCCTCATTTATCTTTTGCTTTATTGAGTAAATTATTTGCTAAGCCATTAAGTTTTCAAAATCAAGAAAAAAAAACAAAAATAGCAAAAAGTGCCAAGATTATGCCAAATGTATATATAGGAGATAATGTTGAAATAGGCGAAAATGTTGTTATTATGGCTGGAGCTTATATAGGAGACAATGTAAGTATAGGAGAATATACTATCATACATCCCAATGTTGTTATTTATAATGATACTAAGATAGGAAAAAAATGTCATTTGTTGGCAAATTGTGTCATAGGAAGCGATGGTTTTGGATATGCTCACACTAAAAATGGTGAACATTATAAAATTTATCATAATGGCAATGTAATTTTAGAAGATTTTGTAGAAATAGGAGCTTGCACAACTATTGATAGAGCAGTTTTTGAAAGTACAATTATAAAACAAGGGACTAAAATAGACAATTTGGTACAAGTAGGACATAATTGCGAAATAGGAGAAAATTGTATCATAGTTGCACAAAGTGGAATTTCTGGTTCAAGTATTTTAGGAAAAAATGTTACTATGGGGGGACAAAGTGCCACAAGTGGACATTTACAAATTGGAGATTTTGCTACCATTGCCGCAAGAGGTGGGGTAACTAAAAATTTGGAAGGCGCTAGGGTTTATGGAGGTTTTCCTATCATGCTTCAAAAAGATTGGTTAAAATTTCAAGCAAAAATTATTACAACATTTAAGGATAAGCATGAGTAA
- the ilvN gene encoding acetolactate synthase small subunit: protein MKRRVISVIVLNEHGVLSRVVGLFSGRGYNIESLTVAPLDNKEFSRINIVTLGDERVFEQIIKQLHKLIPTYRVIDSSDFIEKETTLVKIPLNENFAGLDAILKAYNGNVTYSDNEGIIVMASDDALKIDNFLKTIKKYNPISIVRSGSILMEVK from the coding sequence ATGAAAAGAAGGGTAATTTCTGTTATTGTTTTAAATGAACATGGGGTTTTATCACGAGTTGTAGGCTTATTTTCTGGAAGAGGATACAATATAGAATCTCTCACAGTAGCACCTCTTGATAATAAGGAATTTTCTAGAATTAATATAGTGACTTTAGGAGATGAAAGAGTTTTTGAACAAATTATCAAGCAGCTTCATAAACTTATTCCAACTTATAGAGTAATAGATTCTAGTGATTTTATAGAAAAAGAAACAACTCTAGTTAAAATTCCTTTAAATGAAAATTTTGCAGGATTAGATGCGATTTTAAAAGCATATAATGGTAATGTTACTTATAGTGATAATGAAGGCATTATAGTTATGGCTAGCGATGATGCTTTGAAGATTGATAACTTTTTAAAAACAATAAAAAAATATAATCCTATTAGTATTGTAAGAAGTGGTTCTATTTTAATGGAGGTAAAATGA
- a CDS encoding acetolactate synthase III, valine-sensitive, catalytic subunit, whose protein sequence is MIELSGSQMICEALKEEKVKVVFGYPGGAALNIYDEIFKQKYFRHILVRHEQAALHSADAYARISGEVGVAVVTSGPGFTNTVTGLATAYSDSIPLVLISAQVANSLIGTDAFQEIDAIGISRPCVKHNYLVKNIEELPKILKEAFYIATTGRKGPVHIDIPKDVTADFGVWEYPKEITMKTYKPTYKGNIKQIKKLIELLKNSTKPLFYLGGGCIASNASEEVRSLITVTQIPAVETLMALGTLKNDDKLNLKMAGMHGSYCANIALSECDLLIAVGARFDDRITGKTSEFAKHAKIVHIDIDPSSISKIIEAHFPIVGDIKSVIADILKELNKEHFDFKKHQEWLKTLENYQQLYPLTYEDSDEFLKPQWVIQECAKLAPDARIITDVGQHQMWVAQFYPFNYPRQLATSGGQGTMGYSLPAALGAKLAAKNEEIVINFAGDGSFLMNIQELMTASSHNIKVINIILNNSFLGMVRQWQSMFYKERFSNTDLSDQPDFISIAKGFKCEAYDVFTKQEFKDAFDKALKSPKTSILNVAIDRFEDVLPMVPAGGAIYNMILPNYKNKDRK, encoded by the coding sequence ATGATAGAACTAAGTGGCTCGCAAATGATTTGCGAAGCACTAAAAGAGGAAAAAGTTAAAGTTGTTTTTGGCTATCCTGGTGGTGCTGCCTTAAACATTTATGATGAAATTTTTAAACAAAAATATTTTCGACATATCTTAGTAAGACATGAACAAGCTGCTTTGCATAGTGCTGATGCTTATGCTAGAATAAGTGGAGAGGTTGGTGTAGCTGTAGTAACTAGTGGTCCAGGTTTTACTAATACCGTAACAGGTTTAGCAACAGCCTATAGTGACTCAATTCCTCTTGTTTTGATTTCTGCTCAAGTTGCAAATTCTTTAATTGGAACAGATGCTTTTCAAGAAATTGACGCAATAGGTATTTCAAGACCTTGTGTAAAACATAATTATTTAGTGAAAAATATTGAAGAGTTGCCAAAAATTTTAAAAGAAGCTTTTTATATAGCAACAACTGGAAGAAAAGGTCCTGTGCATATTGATATTCCTAAAGATGTTACAGCTGATTTTGGTGTATGGGAATATCCAAAAGAAATTACTATGAAGACATATAAGCCAACTTATAAAGGTAATATTAAGCAAATTAAAAAATTAATCGAACTTCTTAAAAATTCGACTAAACCTTTATTTTATCTTGGTGGTGGTTGTATTGCATCAAATGCAAGTGAAGAAGTAAGATCATTAATTACTGTAACTCAAATTCCTGCCGTTGAAACACTTATGGCTTTAGGTACCTTAAAAAATGATGATAAATTAAATTTGAAAATGGCAGGTATGCACGGAAGTTATTGTGCTAATATAGCTTTAAGTGAATGTGATTTGTTAATAGCTGTTGGTGCAAGATTTGATGATAGAATTACAGGAAAAACAAGCGAATTTGCCAAACATGCAAAAATAGTTCATATTGATATAGATCCAAGTTCTATTTCTAAGATTATCGAAGCACATTTTCCTATAGTTGGAGATATAAAAAGTGTTATTGCTGATATTTTGAAAGAATTAAATAAAGAACATTTTGATTTTAAAAAGCATCAAGAATGGCTAAAAACTTTGGAAAATTATCAACAACTTTATCCTTTAACCTATGAAGATAGTGATGAATTTTTAAAACCTCAATGGGTTATACAAGAATGTGCAAAACTAGCACCTGATGCGAGAATTATCACTGACGTTGGACAACATCAAATGTGGGTAGCACAATTTTATCCTTTTAATTACCCAAGACAATTAGCAACTAGTGGAGGTCAAGGAACTATGGGATATTCTTTGCCTGCTGCTTTAGGGGCTAAATTGGCAGCTAAAAACGAAGAAATCGTGATAAATTTTGCCGGAGATGGATCTTTTTTGATGAATATTCAAGAATTGATGACTGCTAGCTCTCATAATATAAAAGTAATTAATATTATTTTGAATAATTCTTTTTTGGGCATGGTAAGACAATGGCAAAGTATGTTTTATAAAGAAAGATTTTCAAATACAGATTTAAGTGATCAACCAGATTTTATTAGTATAGCTAAGGGTTTTAAATGTGAAGCTTATGATGTATTTACAAAACAAGAATTTAAAGATGCTTTTGATAAAGCTTTAAAATCTCCTAAAACTTCTATTTTAAATGTGGCTATTGATAGATTTGAAGATGTATTACCTATGGTTCCAGCAGGTGGAGCTATTTATAATATGATTTTACCGAATTATAAAAACAAGGATAGAAAATGA
- a CDS encoding 2-oxoglutarate:acceptor oxidoreductase, gamma subunit: MKYQLRFCGEGGQGVITAGEILAKAAIKEGRNAFKASTYTSQVRGGPTKVDIIIDDNEIFFPYAVEGEVSFMLSTADKGYQSFKEGVSNGGIMVIEPNLVHPSKEDYARWKIFEIPIITIAKEKVGNVATQSVVALAIAAYMSKCIDIQALKTIMLDMVPSKTRDANAKAFDLGLEYASNTQANS, encoded by the coding sequence ATGAAATACCAATTAAGATTTTGTGGCGAAGGTGGTCAAGGAGTTATTACTGCTGGAGAAATTTTAGCTAAAGCAGCTATTAAAGAAGGTCGAAATGCTTTTAAGGCTTCTACTTATACTTCTCAAGTAAGAGGTGGTCCTACTAAAGTAGATATCATTATTGATGATAATGAAATCTTTTTTCCATATGCTGTTGAAGGTGAAGTTAGTTTTATGTTATCAACTGCAGATAAAGGCTATCAAAGCTTTAAAGAAGGTGTTTCTAATGGTGGTATTATGGTAATAGAACCAAATTTAGTTCATCCTAGTAAAGAAGATTACGCAAGATGGAAAATTTTTGAAATTCCAATTATTACTATTGCTAAGGAAAAAGTAGGCAATGTAGCAACTCAATCAGTCGTAGCTTTAGCTATTGCTGCTTATATGAGTAAATGTATTGATATTCAAGCTTTAAAGACTATTATGTTGGATATGGTTCCATCTAAAACTAGAGATGCTAATGCTAAAGCATTTGATTTAGGATTAGAATACGCAAGTAATACTCAAGCAAATTCTTAA
- a CDS encoding 2-oxoglutarate ferredoxin oxidoreductase subunit beta, whose product MAFNYDEYLRVDKLPTQWCWGCGDGVVLKAIIRAIQKLGWNMDDVCLVSGIGCSGRMSSYVNCNTVHTTHGRAIAYATGIKLANPNKHVIVVSGDGDTLAIGGNHTIHGCRRNIDLTHILINNFIYGLTNSQTSPTTPQGFYTVTAQAGNIDPNFDACELTKAAGASFIARTNVIESSKLENIIFKALSHKGYSFVDVFSNCHINLGRKNKMGEAVTMLDWIKDRCVEKNKFEQLDAEQRKDKFPTGILHQDENKAEYCDAYEEVRRALKEKRMIDLGALK is encoded by the coding sequence ATGGCTTTTAATTATGATGAATATTTAAGGGTAGATAAACTTCCTACACAATGGTGCTGGGGATGCGGTGACGGTGTTGTTTTAAAAGCTATTATTAGAGCTATACAAAAATTAGGCTGGAATATGGATGATGTGTGTTTAGTTTCTGGTATAGGCTGTAGTGGCAGGATGAGTTCTTATGTTAATTGCAATACTGTGCATACAACTCATGGAAGAGCTATTGCTTATGCTACAGGAATTAAGCTTGCAAATCCTAATAAGCATGTTATTGTAGTAAGTGGTGATGGCGATACTTTAGCAATCGGAGGTAATCATACTATTCATGGCTGTAGAAGAAATATTGACTTAACTCATATTTTAATTAATAATTTTATTTATGGACTTACTAATTCTCAAACTTCTCCAACTACTCCACAAGGTTTTTATACAGTAACTGCTCAAGCTGGTAATATCGATCCGAACTTTGATGCATGCGAGTTAACAAAAGCAGCTGGAGCTTCTTTTATCGCAAGAACAAACGTTATAGAATCAAGCAAACTTGAAAATATTATATTTAAAGCCTTATCGCATAAAGGTTATAGTTTTGTAGATGTTTTTTCAAATTGTCATATTAATTTAGGTAGAAAAAATAAAATGGGCGAAGCTGTCACTATGCTTGATTGGATTAAAGATCGTTGTGTTGAAAAAAATAAATTTGAACAATTAGATGCCGAGCAAAGAAAAGATAAATTTCCTACAGGAATTTTACATCAAGATGAAAACAAAGCTGAATATTGTGATGCTTATGAAGAAGTTAGACGAGCATTAAAAGAAAAAAGAATGATTGACTTAGGAGCTCTAAAATGA
- a CDS encoding 2-oxoglutarate synthase subunit alpha encodes MREVVSTGNNLVAKAAIDCGCKFFGGYPITPSSEIAHELSHMLPKNDGTFIQMEDEISGISVALGASMSGVKSMTASSGPGISLKAEQIGLGFIAEIPLVIVNVMRGGPSTGLPTRVAQGDLFQAKSPTHGDYASIALAPASLEEAYTETIRAFNLAEKYMTPVFLLLDETVGHMNGKAILPELSELEIINRKKFSGDKKDYKPYAAGENEAATLNPFFQGYRYHITGLHHGDIGFPTEDGVIVDKNIKRLFGKIKNNTNEICTWEEYMIDDAEFLIIAYGSVARSAKEAIMRLREEGLKVGLFRPITLYPVAEQKIAQVVSKFKKVMVSELNMGQYLEEIQRVSKRDDFISLHRANGRPITPSEIIVKVKENI; translated from the coding sequence ATGAGAGAAGTAGTATCAACTGGTAATAATTTAGTAGCAAAAGCAGCCATTGATTGTGGTTGTAAATTTTTTGGTGGTTATCCTATTACCCCAAGTTCTGAAATAGCACATGAATTAAGTCATATGTTGCCAAAAAATGACGGTACTTTTATACAAATGGAAGATGAAATTTCAGGTATCAGTGTGGCTCTTGGTGCTAGTATGAGTGGTGTTAAATCAATGACTGCAAGTAGCGGTCCTGGTATTTCTTTAAAAGCTGAGCAAATTGGTTTAGGTTTTATTGCTGAAATTCCACTTGTTATTGTTAATGTTATGAGAGGTGGTCCTTCAACTGGTTTGCCAACTAGGGTTGCACAAGGAGATTTGTTTCAAGCAAAAAGTCCAACTCATGGAGATTATGCTAGTATAGCTTTAGCTCCAGCTTCACTAGAAGAAGCTTATACTGAAACTATTAGAGCGTTTAATTTAGCTGAAAAATATATGACCCCTGTTTTTTTGCTTTTAGACGAAACGGTTGGTCATATGAATGGTAAAGCTATTTTACCTGAATTAAGCGAACTTGAAATCATTAATCGTAAAAAATTTAGTGGTGATAAAAAAGATTATAAGCCTTATGCAGCAGGTGAAAATGAAGCAGCAACATTAAATCCATTTTTTCAAGGATATCGTTATCATATAACAGGTCTTCATCATGGTGATATAGGATTTCCAACCGAAGATGGTGTTATAGTCGATAAAAATATAAAAAGATTATTTGGTAAGATAAAAAATAATACAAATGAAATTTGCACTTGGGAAGAGTATATGATCGACGATGCAGAATTCTTAATTATTGCCTATGGAAGTGTAGCAAGATCGGCTAAAGAGGCTATTATGAGACTTAGAGAAGAAGGTTTAAAAGTAGGATTATTTAGACCTATTACACTTTATCCTGTTGCAGAGCAAAAGATAGCACAAGTTGTTAGCAAATTTAAGAAAGTTATGGTTAGTGAATTAAATATGGGTCAATATTTGGAAGAAATTCAAAGAGTAAGTAAAAGAGATGATTTTATTAGTTTACATCGTGCTAATGGTCGTCCTATAACTCCAAGCGAGATTATTGTTAAAGTAAAGGAGAATATATAA
- a CDS encoding 2-oxoglutarate:acceptor oxidoreductase, delta subunit codes for MVAPKDTPVWVDETRCKACNICVSYCPAGVLAMRDEISSVLGQMIEVVHPQSCIGCSECESHCPDFAIFVAKRDEFKFAKLTPEAKERAQAVKENKYKKLNA; via the coding sequence ATGGTTGCTCCAAAAGATACACCAGTGTGGGTAGATGAAACAAGATGCAAGGCCTGTAATATTTGTGTGAGTTATTGTCCTGCTGGTGTTTTGGCTATGAGAGATGAGATTAGTTCTGTGTTGGGACAGATGATTGAAGTTGTTCATCCGCAATCTTGTATAGGTTGTAGTGAGTGTGAAAGTCATTGTCCTGACTTTGCTATTTTTGTTGCTAAAAGAGATGAGTTTAAATTTGCAAAACTAACTCCAGAGGCTAAAGAAAGAGCACAAGCTGTCAAAGAAAATAAATATAAAAAACTAAATGCTTAG